From a region of the Triticum aestivum cultivar Chinese Spring chromosome 7D, IWGSC CS RefSeq v2.1, whole genome shotgun sequence genome:
- the LOC123170139 gene encoding aspartyl protease AED1-like, with protein MSSAIPSLLFCLLLLAPQLGSSYHTSSNSHSGRHVVLRSSHDSRVPPSCPPVHSGDDDGGPLPVMHRRSACTPSSAGLDQSKPSVRDTFDRDALRLSTLFGKSGVTIPSTGTPLAALPGASEYHVAVGFGTPVQKFHVGFDTGSASAGATLLQCKPCAGARGAPCPRAFDPSKSTSLAHVPCGSPDCDVSECRGRRCTRTLNWKNGLQNATFVTDTLTLTRSVTVDKLRFFCLEMAARSGDGSSGILDLSRDRHSLASRVAPSPATVTFSYCLPSYADSIGFLSVGAARPELAGHNVSYATLRSKALHPNLYSVQLVGFSIAGRDSKISPIKFVGDTVFELHTTFTYLRPDVYAVLREQFKGWMRPYRAAPPLGDLDTCYDFSGLSALILPDVTLRFKGGATMDLDIENLMYFEDPGNHFSVGCLAFAAARTLEPVVAVIGTLAQGMTEVVYDVLGGKVGLIPRRC; from the exons ATGTCTTCGGCCATTCCATCTCTGCTCTTCTGCCTGCTTCTTCTTGCTCCCCAGCTTGGCAGCTCTTACCACACCAGCAGCAACTCCCACAGCGGAAGGCATGTCGTCCTCCGTTCATCCCACGATTCGAGGGTTCCGCCGAGCTGCCCGCCCGTCCATTCCG GTGATGACGACGGTGGGCCGCTGCCCGTAATGCATCGGCGGAGCGCGTGCACTCCTTCCAGCGCCGGCTTGGACCAAAGCAAGCCCTCGGTCCGCGACACCTTCGACCGCGACGCCCTCCGCCTAAGCACGCTCTTCGGGAAGTCTGGTGTGACGATCCCCTCGACCGGCACTCCACTGGCGGCTTTGCCGGGCGCGTCCGAGTACCACGTCGCCGTCGGCTTCGGTACGCCGGTGCAGAAGTTCCACGTGGGGTTCGACACGGGCAGCGCCTCCGCGGGAGCCACGCTGCTCCAGTGCAAGCCATGCGCCGGGGCCCGTGGCGCGCCGTGCCCCCGTGCTTTCGACCCGTCCAAGTCCACCTCCCTTGCCCACGTCCCGTGCGGCTCGCCGGACTGCGACGTAAGCGAGTGCAGGGGACGCCGCTGCACGCGCACACTCAACTGGAAGAACGGGCTGCAAAATGCCACCTTCGTGACGGACACGCTCACGCTCACGCGGTCGGTCACCGTGGACAAGCTCAGGTTCTTTTGCCTGGAGATGGCCGCCAGGTCGGGGGACGGCTCGTCCGGCATCCTGGACCTCAGCCGGGACAGGCACTCGCTGGCGTCCCGGGTGGCTCCGTCTCCGGCCACGGTGACCTTCTCCTACTGCCTGCCGTCGTATGCCGACTCCATCGGCTTCCTCTCCGTCGGCGCCgcccggccggagctcgccggccataACGTGTCCTACGCCACCCTGCGGAGCAAGGCCCTGCACCCGAACCTCTACTCCGTCCAGCTCGTCGGTTTCTCCATCGCCGGACGGGATTCCAAGATCTCGCCCATCAAATTCGTTGGTGACACGGTGTTCGAGCTGCACACGACCTTCACCTACCTGAGGCCGGACGTCTACGCGGTCCTTCGCGAGCAGTTCAAGGGGTGGATGAGGCCgtaccgcgccgcgccgccgctgggtgaccTCGACACGTGCTACGACTTCAGCGGCCTGAGCGCCCTGATCCTGCCGGACGTGACGCTCCGCTTCAAGGGCGGAGCGACAATGGACCTTGACATCGAGAACTTGATGTACTTCGAGGACCCCGGGAACCACTTCTCCGTGGGGTGCCTCGCGTTCGCCGCGGCGCGCACCCTGGAGCCCGTGGTTGCGGTGATCGGAACCCTGGCGCAAGGGATGACGGAGGTGGTCTATGACGTGCTCGGAGGAAAGGTTGGGCTAATTCCCCGCCGCTGCTGA